Within Oribacterium sp. oral taxon 102, the genomic segment CAGAAAGCCGCGTGATCGGCCCCTGCGAGACCTCTGGAAACATCAGGACATAGAGCAGCAACTCCCGATAGCGCTTCGCCCCGCAGCGCCCCTGCCAGCAGTCCGCGAGGTAGGACAGGAGCTTGAAGCTGTAGAAGGACATGCCGAGCGGCAGAGCAAGCCGCGGGAGACGGCTCTCTCCGAGCAGCTCCGTCAGCGGGTTGAAATATTTGAAAAAGGCAAGAAGCAGCAGCACCGGGAGAATCCCCAGCCAGAGAAGCCTGCTCCTTCGCCGCTCCTCCTTCGCGCTGTCCGCTTCCGCTGTCTCGATTTTCTCCCCGGAGCGCTCCGCTTCCGATGCCTCTTTCCCCTCTGTGCAGCGCTCCACTTCCGATACTTCCTTCCTCGCTGTGGAGCTCTCCGCGTTCCGCTCCATTTTCTTCGCGATCCAGAAGACCAGCGCAGTCTCTGCAAGGAGAAGCAGAAGATACGGGATGCCCGCGAAGAGATAAAAGAGTACAGAAAACAGAAGAAGGAGCGTATTCTTCCTCTCCCCCCCCGGAACCAGCGTATAGCTGACGAGGAACAGCGGCAGGAATGCCGCCACAAAAATCAAGCTTGAAAAACTCATGGATACTCCCGTATTCTCCCTTTGCCCCGACCCTTCGGGTTCCTCGGGCGTGCTTCTTCTCCCTTCCGAAAAAAGGCTTCCCTTTTCCCCGGATTTACGGTATACTCAATTTTGCCTTTGAGATGGCGGTGAAGTCTGGGCCCCACGCAATGGGACGCCGCGAACCGTGTCAGGATGGGAACATAGCAGCACTAAGAGGATGCTCTCATGTGCCGTGAGATTTCCTGGGTGGAGCCGTCTCAGAGGCTTGTTTGGTTTTTATGCAGCGGCGCTGTCCACGGACAGCGCCGCTCTTTACTGTATAAGTCCCCTGTCAAGCGGGCGAACGCGAGGCAAGCTTGCTTTTGCGAGCGTTCGGACATTTGACAGGACAACAGGTATGAGCACGAAGCGATGTGCAAACATCGCGAAAGTGCGAATACCTGTCAGCGATGCGAGAGCTTCGAAGAAGCGGAGCAGCGCGCAGGACTTATAGGATTTGTGCTGCCGAGGTTTTCATGGGGATACTGTATAAGTCCCCTGTCAAGCGGGCGAACGCGAAATCCGGTACACCCTCCGTGCATTCTCCTCTGTAATCCGCAGCACCTCCTCCGAAGAGACACCCTTGATCCGGGCAAGCTCCTCTATGACATAGCATAGATTGCCCGGCTCGTTTCGACTGCCCCGAAGCGGCGTTGGCGCCATATACGGGCAGTCTGTCTCCAGCACGATAGAGGAGAGCGGAATTCGCGCTGCGACCTCCTTCAGCCTCCTGCCGTTCGGGAAGGTCAGCACACCGCCCACCCCGATATGCATCCCGAGCTTCACATACTGCTCCGCCACCTCCGGAGAATAGGAAAAGCAGTGTACGATACCGCCGTTCTCATAGCCCTTGTTCCGGACGAGAAGCTCATAGGTGTCCTTCGCCGCGTCCCGGGAATGGAGCACGACCGGGAGCCCCAGCTCTCTCCCGAGATGAAGCATCTCTGTATAGCAGCGCCGCTGCGCTTCCGGTCCCGCGCTGTCGGTATAATGATAGTCCAGCCCGATCTCGCCGATTGCCACCACCTTTGGCGATGCCGCGAGCCTGCAGAGCCCGGAGAGCGTCTCCTCCGACACCGTCTCAGCACTGTCCGGATGCAGGCCGATCGCCGCGTAAATCTCGAGCGTTCCCTCCCATGCGGGGGCTTCCGCGAGCGCGCGCGCCCGTTCGGAGCTCGGGAGGTCGTAGCCGATCTCCGTAAAGGCGCCGACCCCGCGCGCCGGAAGCTGCCGGAGCAGCTCCTCCCTGTCGGGATCGAAGCACGCGTCATTCAGATGTGTATGCGTATCAAAAATCATGTGGTAATCATCGCTCCTACATAAATCATCAGGTACATTATCAGGAGATGCAGCGGATAGTAGAGGTAGAAGAACCAGCGGCTATGGAAGCGTCCGCGCTCTCCGTTATAGAAAAAAATCAGAATGTACGCCAGCGCCCCCAGACAGCAGCTCTCATAGGAATTGAGTGCCGCGCCCAGCGCCCCGCTCAGCATCCGAAGCCCCTTTTCCTTTCGGAAAAGGTAAAGAAGCCCCGCGGACAGCACCGCGACCGCGCCGTACTCGAAATGCAGGAGCTCCGCTGCAAGCGCCGCGAGAAGCAGTGCGCCCCAGCTGAGCAGCGTATGCCGGCGAAAGCGCTTCATCCCATAGAGTCCAAGCAGGGTCACTGTGAAGGTCCAGCCAACATTCTGCACCGCGAAATGATAGGTTTCATTGAAAAAGGCAAGGTCATAGGGAACCTCTGCAGCAAGTGCCATCAGCAGCATCCGCCGGAAATAGCGCCAGAAATCGGAGGTCCGCAGGAAGCCCTCGACCAGCAGAAAGGCGAAGAGCGGGAAGGCGAGTCTCCCGATCAGCCTGCAGATCCGGTATACAAGGAGCCAGCGCTGTCCGAGAGGCGTCGCAATCGCCATCTCATAATACTCCGGCACATAGCCGTAGAGCTTGCCGTTCTGTATGATAATGACAGCGAAATGATCCGCAGTCATGAAAAGCAGGGCCAGAACCTTCAGTCCTGTCCCTGACAGCCCCATGCCCTTCCGGCTGCTCAGAACGCTCTGGTAGCTCGCCATAGGCTCAGCAGATCTCTGCTCCCGCCGGCATCGCCCGCTCCGGCGTCATCACGCTGAGTCTGCCCTCCGCAT encodes:
- a CDS encoding TatD family hydrolase — protein: MIFDTHTHLNDACFDPDREELLRQLPARGVGAFTEIGYDLPSSERARALAEAPAWEGTLEIYAAIGLHPDSAETVSEETLSGLCRLAASPKVVAIGEIGLDYHYTDSAGPEAQRRCYTEMLHLGRELGLPVVLHSRDAAKDTYELLVRNKGYENGGIVHCFSYSPEVAEQYVKLGMHIGVGGVLTFPNGRRLKEVAARIPLSSIVLETDCPYMAPTPLRGSRNEPGNLCYVIEELARIKGVSSEEVLRITEENARRVYRISRSPA
- a CDS encoding TraX family protein — translated: MASYQSVLSSRKGMGLSGTGLKVLALLFMTADHFAVIIIQNGKLYGYVPEYYEMAIATPLGQRWLLVYRICRLIGRLAFPLFAFLLVEGFLRTSDFWRYFRRMLLMALAAEVPYDLAFFNETYHFAVQNVGWTFTVTLLGLYGMKRFRRHTLLSWGALLLAALAAELLHFEYGAVAVLSAGLLYLFRKEKGLRMLSGALGAALNSYESCCLGALAYILIFFYNGERGRFHSRWFFYLYYPLHLLIMYLMIYVGAMITT